Proteins found in one Holophagales bacterium genomic segment:
- a CDS encoding 50S ribosome-binding GTPase: MTANLTPPYHDAEERFKAASSHDDKLAALREMIALLPKHKGTEKLYADLKKRLAKLEAEVDHAAHGGRRADPGHVKREGAGQWVLLGEPNAGKSSLLAALTHAHPEIGEYPFTTRAPQPGMMPFEEVQVQLVDTPAVAEGHTEPYLTNLVHNADGVLLVLDVTADDGEVAAKLLLDLLERSRVWPRVRPVPADAPPFLAVRPVIVLGNKSDLDDGTFAEIAREAIGNDLPFLPVSALSGQGLDALRPLLYRELKRVRVFAKEPGKKPDLASPFVLPEGATVHDLAERVHKDVAAALRFARIWGHAKFDGQQVDRQHVLADRDVVELHS; this comes from the coding sequence GTGACTGCGAACCTGACGCCGCCGTACCACGATGCGGAGGAGAGGTTCAAGGCGGCGTCCTCGCACGACGACAAGCTCGCGGCGCTGCGCGAGATGATCGCCCTCCTCCCGAAGCACAAGGGGACCGAGAAGCTCTACGCCGACCTGAAGAAGCGCCTCGCCAAGCTGGAGGCCGAGGTCGACCACGCCGCGCACGGCGGGCGCCGGGCCGACCCGGGGCACGTGAAGCGCGAGGGGGCGGGGCAGTGGGTCCTCCTCGGCGAGCCGAACGCGGGCAAGTCGTCGCTCCTGGCGGCGCTCACGCACGCGCACCCGGAGATCGGGGAGTACCCGTTCACGACGCGGGCGCCGCAGCCCGGGATGATGCCGTTCGAGGAAGTGCAGGTGCAGCTCGTCGACACGCCCGCCGTCGCCGAAGGGCACACGGAGCCCTACCTCACGAACCTCGTCCACAACGCGGACGGCGTCCTTCTCGTCCTCGACGTGACGGCCGACGACGGCGAGGTGGCGGCGAAGCTCCTCCTCGACCTCCTGGAGCGCTCGCGGGTGTGGCCGCGGGTCAGGCCGGTCCCGGCCGACGCGCCGCCCTTCCTCGCGGTGCGGCCCGTGATCGTCCTCGGCAACAAGAGCGACCTCGACGACGGGACGTTCGCCGAGATCGCCCGCGAGGCGATCGGGAACGACCTGCCGTTCCTGCCGGTTTCGGCTCTCTCGGGCCAGGGCCTCGACGCGCTCCGGCCGCTCCTCTACCGGGAGCTGAAGCGGGTCCGCGTCTTCGCGAAAGAGCCGGGGAAGAAGCCCGACCTCGCCTCTCCTTTCGTCCTGCCGGAGGGAGCCACGGTCCACGACCTGGCCGAGCGGGTCCACAAGGACGTCGCGGCGGCCCTGCGCTTCGCGCGGATCTGGGGGCACGCGAAGTTCGACGGGCAGCAGGTCGACCGGCAGCACGTCCTGGCCGACCGCGACGTCGTCGAGCTCCACTCGTAG
- a CDS encoding GntR family transcriptional regulator: MQGRTGTEHHRQLRQWVADRLRSEILEGRRRPGDWLRQESVAREEGVSQTPVREALKQLVSEGLLEHVPYRGIRVVTLSVEDAEDLYASRAVLEPMAARHAAAEISPEELKELTSLHHRMLACEVPARLKEYRDLNRRFHETIISASRRPFLMRTLGHLWSAFPTMLWSNVPKIAVSSLPEREEPDAEEHAEIVASLAAHDPERAAEAVKRHVEAAGETLVAAMRSVP, translated from the coding sequence ATGCAGGGCCGAACCGGCACCGAGCATCACCGACAGCTTCGGCAGTGGGTCGCGGACCGCCTGCGGTCCGAGATTCTCGAGGGCCGCCGCCGTCCCGGCGACTGGCTTCGCCAGGAGAGCGTGGCTCGCGAAGAAGGCGTCTCCCAGACGCCCGTGCGCGAGGCCCTCAAGCAGCTCGTGTCCGAGGGACTCCTCGAGCACGTGCCTTACCGGGGCATCCGCGTCGTCACCCTCTCCGTCGAGGACGCCGAGGATCTCTACGCGAGCCGAGCCGTCCTCGAGCCGATGGCGGCCCGCCACGCCGCCGCGGAGATCTCGCCCGAGGAGCTGAAGGAGCTCACCTCGCTCCACCACCGGATGCTCGCGTGCGAGGTGCCGGCGCGCCTGAAGGAGTATCGCGACCTGAACCGGCGCTTCCACGAGACGATCATCTCGGCTTCGCGACGCCCGTTCCTGATGCGGACGCTGGGGCACCTCTGGTCGGCCTTCCCCACGATGCTCTGGAGCAACGTCCCGAAGATCGCCGTCAGCTCGCTTCCCGAGCGGGAGGAGCCCGATGCCGAGGAGCACGCCGAGATCGTCGCCTCGCTGGCGGCGCACGATCCCGAAAGGGCCGCCGAAGCCGTGAAGCGCCACGTCGAGGCGGCGGGAGAGACGCTCGTCGCCGCCATGAGAAGCGTTCCATGA